CCtgcagacaaaaacacaaaatgagaaaagcaTGTCAGTTGTTCTTTTCGTAATTTCTGActtactttttatttctctaCTTTGCCActactcctttttttttttttttttaaagttacaACATAATTTCAGTGGACCACAGCAATTTGGGTTTGTAGAGAAAATAACTTGCAGTTACAACAACGCAACGTTATACTGTtagctttttttcttacctggACCATGAAACATAACTTGTACATCAAATTTGTATTTCTCATGAATTACGCTTAGGTCTGTCATTAGCTAATACTTTTAGAATTATCGATAATTCCATCAATTAATCggttgtatttgtattttgtattaaaaaacaatttttgccCCATTTATTGCTTATTAGccaattgttgtttatatggtATTGTTTAAGTGAAAACAACTAAACAACCAATAATATCACATGACTGAGATCACTGTTGTATTCACCAACCTTTTTCAAATTGATCCAGTTTATTGATGAGGTTactgttttccaaagtaaaagcagaagtttgtaaataaaagataatcagtctgctttcatATGAATGATTGCAAAAATTAATGAATTACTGTTAAGTCTGACAGAAAATGCGGACAATTTTAAGTTAAAATGGCTCTAAACAATTAGTCCATTATTAAAATAGCCgtcaattaatttgataatcgattCGTTGTCAATTAATCGATTCATTTTGACACCTCTAACTTAGGCACATATTATAATTAAGGTAAATGAAGAATTAATTAATATCAGAGATGGTTTACTTCAgtgacaattaaaaatgttctttgtagCGATTCCCCACGAGAACTTGAATTTTCCGTCGTATTTGCTCAACTGTTTGTTGCTACCTGTTGGTTGAGCCAGACTTTGCCTGGAGAAGGCCTGCCTCTGCTGCCATTCATACAGCTGCCACATGGTGTCGTCTCTCATTGACCTTCTCTTCTCCGCTGTGGTGACGGTGCTGGTTGAGGCAGGTCGAAGAGCCTGATCATATGTTGAACCCGCCACACTGCAGATGCTGTCAGGCCTCATCATGCTGTTTCGGGGTAACGTGCGGTAGCCCTCTGGGTATCTGGGTACAAGCTGGGCATGGTGGCTGGGCATGTTTCTGGGTAACGTCTGGTAGGATGAAACACTGGGAAACAAAGGAAGAATGGAGATTGCTGGTTGGCTCTCTCTATATTTGTTACTTTTTCATTACTATTTTGTAATTTCCCTTCCattttgtatgaaaaaaaaaaagtttgacaagCCAGACGGTCTTGTTCACTCATTTCAATTAAATGCTCATCCTTTACAGATTTATTGATGAATTTTCTTAAATTATGCAAAGGCAACACAGCCAAACAAGTGTCCCTTGAGACTATTTTTGAAAACACTACCATGTATTTATTGCTTAAGATTTGAAAGCCTTCTCTGTGTTCAAATGTTATTTACTCACTTCATCTGTCCATGTTCAGGCAATGTCATTGCATGACAAAAATTATACAGAgattttttaagtgacaaaatggcctTTATGAAGTGTTTCTCCCtttattattgattttatattCCCGTTGCAAGAACACTGAACACTGAAGTTCTTATTTAGAGTACCATAAAAAGCTTTGCTCCTGTATTGCTCTAAATGGCTGACCAAATGGTAAACAAAATCCGCACTTAACAAGTGACACAAAAAGCTTTTAGCTCCCTCAGGACAAGGATGAAGGACTCTATACAAAGTGATGAGGGAGAAAAGCTTTTAAGTTTTGTAAAGGAGCACAAGTTGAACCAACTGCATGCGTACAAACTATGTAACATAATTTCTGTCCTAAATTTCTGTATTGCAGAACTAATGAAGGCCTATATTGTTGTCAATTAACTATCagtttttattgtgttgtaGGTCAGAAAATCATACTGAGTGATGATTATCATTACATTGTATGTGCATCACACAATTAGATTTTCTATATTTTAAAGCTATCATAACCTATTCATTTACCATAATCCTGCAACCGTAAGCAACTCGCTTCCtgacatttaattaattaaattgtcTTAATTTTTTCACAGGAGGGAAATTTAAATATACTAATAACATTGTCTATTCCAAATACAAATCAAGGCTGGCCCTATTTCCAGTAACACCAATAAAGGGCTAAGCAACTACTTGcaaaatgcaatatttatttttaacccagCCAGGGTTTCTGCAGGTATCAGCAAACCTAATTTAAGACTTTTCAATGCAGATTTAGTTCATGTAAAATTAATGACtactgcatatatatatacctatACCCACAATTAATTGCATGATTTCCACTCAGGATTAATCGTTAaccattttgttattgttttaaatgtacaagaatttttttcaattatttactAACATAACAGTggactgttgtaatcttgatgcgtgccttgcggagatcaagcaatggatgtctctcaacttccttcgtcttaacccagataaaactgagatgttgataattggtccaactcgttatcaacacttatttaaggacACCACTATAACTACAggtaaccgtactatcactcagagcgatactgtaactaatctcggggtaatatttgaccaaacgctgtcctttcaaaagcacattaagaatataaccagaattgcgttttttcaccttcgtaacgttgctaagattcgtccgatcctctcgaccggtgatgcggaaactattatacatgtgttcgtcacgtcgcgcctggactactgtaatgcattattctctggtcttcctaagtccagcatcaaaagtctacagttagtacaaaatgctgctgcgaggctgctctcacggacaagaaaatttgatcacgttaccccaatattagccaacttacattggctcctggtccatttaagatgtgacttcaaggttcttctattaaccgataaatcactgcatggcttagcgccttcatatctcgtcgacctagttgttccttatgttccgtctcgtaaccttcgttcgcaaaacgctagtcttttagtgacaccgagagccaagaaaatgtccgcagggtctagagcattttttattcgggctccagagctttggaatgccctaccaatggatattagaactgctacctcactAGGAACATTTAAGAcgcgtttaaagacacatttctctgatatggcctttaattaacctgtagtggccgcttcggctggagtttgtttttgctccctctccccacacccctccccccaccggctggggaggtggttaggtggcaccaaagctgacagcggctatctggattctcgtggaccaattcaggatgagggaactgcagcgcaccctcctcgaagacactgccaggacaatcgagggcacctccggcagctcttcgctttgacttggacatccactttttcattgattttcataatatgtattatttgtgccatctctgcatccattgcagcctggtgatcctgaaagggggatccttccatctgtggtcccttctcaaggtttctcattttcccctggtaggggttttttgaatttttccttgcccttttgggagcttaagatcaggggatgctttgagaataattgtcaatttttgtctatgtgaagccctttgagactgcttgtgatttagggctatacaaataaacttgacttgacaaatgtGTTGGACAGAATAAAAGTATCTTTTAGTTAATTGTATGTAAGTTTATAGTAATGTTGAGTTATTTGAAGttaatatacacacacacgcgcacacacacacacacacgcacgcacgcacacacacaaggataAAAATTGAGTCCGATTAAGATAAATTTAAGTGATTTTTCTACCACTAGGTGGCAAGAGCATTTCATGTAGGATCTTGGTGAAAGGTAcagtacatttttcttttcgaaTTAAGTAAATTAATTGCCCATATTTTTCATCACAttaattattgttttaatgtcTTAAAGTGACTCCTTTGCACAACTTTGTGTACCTTTAGTGAGTTAAGTTTTATAATGATGCACATTGTAATTAGAGACACAGCTTTTCTGCAAACGAGACAGAAAGGACACTGATGATGTTACACATGCTATTTTCAGGAGTTGCTGAATAAAATATGCCTCAAGTCTGACGAGCAAATGACTTGGAGTAACTCCAAGTGACAAGCTGGGCATAGCCTCTTGGTTCTAAGGGTCTAAAAGAGTTGTCGCAAGCAAGGTCAGTGCTAACTAATGATGTTttccgtattttccgcacgcactgtaaggcgcacctaaaagcCTATAATTTTCTCCAAAACCAAAAGTGTGCCTTTTAATAAGGTGTGCCTTGCGTGTGGATcgaattccaaaatctgttaagttgttttgtgtggcttccgtaaTATACAGGCGTAATTTGTAGACCCGATGACCCAATCAGAAGACATTACGTTCTACGTAGATCGGTGCAAAAAataaccaatcagaggactgtaCTTAACACGTAGCGTATGTACCTCCTccgccattgataaataaatactatcgttTTTGCAAAGCATtaggaccctctaaaatggcatagacaaagagacatgcttacgaggcacaatTAGAGCTTTATGGAATGCCAGGATCATTGCAGAATAGCAACGTGACAACGACGAGAAGGAACTTGGCATGTTTAATGGCGAACTTGCCAAACTGTTTCatttggatacagaagatgaggatttTGATGGATTTGCGTATCGATTAACAATGCGAGTACAATACAGTACATGATTAAatagtagaataaagtacaacgGGAATTGACTGCCTTGCtcctgtgacttttttttttaccgtaaATCATGGCCCTATAATGCGGTGCATCCTGTGTGGATTAAGTACAGAAAAGCCCCCGGAATTGAGTCTGCGCCGTTTAACCCgaagcgccttatggtgcagaaaatacgggaTTTGATGCTTCTTGACATCATCTCACAGCCATCTTACCTTCTATCATCTTCTGTCCGAGTTCTGCGACTCGTCTGCTCCAACTGCTGAATGGAATTGGTTCTGGACAAACCTCTAGCTGGTTCCTGAACTGGAGTCGCTGCAACCCTCGCCTGGTATTCGTTTTTTGCTGTGTGGTCTACTGACCCTGATCCGTTCACCTGTGTAGGTTTTGGCAGCGCGAGTGTGGCCTGGCCCTGGCGGGAAGCAGACACCGCTGCTGCAATGGCAGCCGCCTGGGCTGGTTGTAGTTTTAGGTTGCTTATTTTTGTGTGAGACAGCTCGGCACTGGGATCTTGCTGGAAGCGGTGTTCATTCCCATGACGAAGCGTAGCATACTTTTCCAAGTCTCTTAGAGTTGCATATTTATCCCCTTCTCTGAGCGTGCTGTATTTCCTAACTTCCTTCAAAGTGTTATATTTGTCCACAATTTGTAATGTTCCATATTTACTCTGTGTTTCCTTTAATGAAAGCTGCCTCCTCACTTCTCTCTGAGGGACGTATTTCTGTGTTTCTTTTACAAGGGTGGGCGGGATTCCCATTTTTTGCAGTAGGAATGCGTCTTCTTCAtcatttgacaaaaaatatttatcacCAACTTTAGTTGTAGCAAGTTTCTCTTCTGTTGGCGTCGCTCTGTATTTGTCGTCGGCTTTCCGAATTGAGCACTTGTCCAAGTCCCTTTGGATGGAGTACCTTTCGCCATCCTTCTGCAGCATGTACTTTTCACCTCCCTTGTGCAGGAGATACTTGTCACCATCCCTTTGGAGCATGTAGCTAACACAGTCTTGCTTTAAGCAATACCTCCCCCCATCTTTCTGTAAGGTGTAGTACTCTCGCTCCTTCTCGCCGTGCGGTTTATCAGCATCTCTCAGTCGTTTCTCATCAGCTCGTGATAAGGAATGTTGACGTACAGGCACACGATTTCGTTCGTTGTTTTGGATCTCTGGTCGGCTGAAGACTCTGTTATTCAATAGGTTGTTTAATTCCTGAGGTGCCGGCTGATCTACTTTAAACTTGTCCAACCTGTgacagaagcaaaaaaaaaaattatgttaaTTGTAAATACAGAAAAGTCAGATTTATGCTCCAAGATCAAACATATAAGTAGCGTTCTAAAATGTAATTATCATAAAAGAGAGAAATTCTCAAAAGGTATGACGCCCCTGTATAGTATTGAAAATCATTCATCGTTGTTAAAATgaatctttgacgtctatagctgtcaatggcagtgaatgagataaaaataaaattgtgcgtttttgctgtttttgtttctcatgCGAGTTTTTAATTAGGGTTGCATTATGATAACAATATCAAATATGACATAAAAACTAACATGTCTATTTGTGGGCATTGCCCCGCAGAGGTTTTGACAGGTCCACCGTGGACAAGGGCAGCGTCTGTCATGACTTTCATCCAGGACTCCATTTCTTTGGCTGTGTCAGTGCAGAAATAGTACGTCCTCATATTGGGGTGAGTGGCCTACAAGAAAGAGATATTAAGAGAGACAGCGAAAGAGAAGCATCAAACTGCACAATGCCTTGATATGATTTCTGTTGACATCCTAGATTTGTCTGAGTGTGTTTGGCTTCTTTAATCCAATTTATAACAAAAAGTAAGCATGACCCCACTCAAAATATCTGTCATGCTGATGACATAAATCCCCATTGCTATGTGGTTATATCAGTCACGATGAGAACTTTTACCTTAAAGGCATATTTTCTGCTGATGTGGTCATCCACTGACAACATGGAGATATGAAAGCTCGGGAGCAGGATACTACCAAGGATGCTGTCTTCTTTTTCATCTGCAACACATCATAACAATAACATTAAAAGATGGTTGTAAAATCATCAATACTTTGTTCAATATTGTTTTCAATGACAATGTCTTTAGTCTATTGAGTCGCCTTACCACGGTAGTAGAAAAGGCACATGTCCGACAGAACAAACCACCTCTTCTTCCATAGCTTCATGCCTGTACTGTCCTTAGAGGTCAAAGTTAACAGAAAATCAGTCAACATTTACTGGgggtgggaaaatgaagcttcaaatttgcttcatgaaccagttatatttttttacacttccAGATGGCGCTTACTGTTCAAAATTGGATTGACTTTCTTGAATCACTTATTTAGACTAACAGTgtcatttacagtaaaaaaataaaaccggtTCACGAAGCAAAtgtgaagcttcattttcccctaACTAATATTTACTCTTGCTCACTCacataaccttttttttttttacttacgtcatttctttttcctctctgcTGCCTTATTTCACCTTGTTTTTCTACTAACCCATCAGTCGTAAACAgatgtcttttttattttaccctgctttttgatgatgtttgCAGTGACTACTTTGACTGACtactgattctgattctgactTCCTCCACAGATCCTACCTCAAAAGAAGGTCACGATTTAAAGGAGGAGCAGATGAGTTTTCATGTGTGAGAGAGAAATTTGTTGACAGGTTTACAGGCAGGGAGTGAAGGTCTGCTGGTGGGTATTACAGCCACGCTTTTTTGCAAGCTGATGAAATTCTGTAGACTTGCTTCCTTGTTGCTACTCTGCTTCTAATAAACAGATGAGTAAAATATACTCATCACCATGAGTGCAACTTTCTGCCTTACCTGTTTATAAAGCCAGCTGCTTTTGACCACTGGGGCATTTATGTTTCTCTTGATAGAGTTGGACCTCTTGCCAAAGTTGTGAACTTTTTTGGAAGACCTAGAAGGCtgttaaaatagaaaatatagGCAAACCTATTTTATATACGGTATTTTCAAGTAAACATAGTTGAAATCATGGACTGCCAATcaaccaaaataataatttaggCACCATTTTTTGTCAcctttggtgtgttttttgccGACAATGCACAAAACTATTCGTTCAAGTATAAAAataatgtggtttttttttactctttcaCCAAGAAATAGAAAGACAAAGCATTACTTGCCAATATTCACAGAATAcacacttgttttcaaatctatTTTAAATAGTAAAATATACAATATTGAAGAGAATCACTGATTCGTATATTGCATCTACAATACAACAATCTAAACCTCTGCCGATGTTTAAAGTAGGTCGTCTTGCTTTAGGGGATCTCAACAGTAGCAATCTTTGGTAcatcatttgttatttcagctGAGTTGCCACATTACGCTGCATCTTAAATTGACAGCAACGCATTTAAATTCATAATTTATACTCAGTTTTCCAGTTTTTTTAtaccatccatttttttccccctagcAGTGCACAAAATTAGATCCATTCATGTTTATAAATTATGATTTCTcatgaatacataaatactGCGcataagatatttttttttaccattttttaccatgtataatgcgcccccatgtataatacgcaccctaaaaatggcatgtcgatgctggaaaaaagcctgtacccatgtataatacgcacccaaattttgactcctacttaagtccgtaaacataaaattatttcagaaaaaagatcatctttgggaacaaccggttgttattctgccggtcagtatcactgcgcatgcactagcaaacttgatagcgaagaaatgtttcggatttgtgtagggtacattgtgacagcaaacgatcaggtgatcgagcaagcgtctgatacgagagcattgtgttcgtatggagcgtgtttgaagtgaacagcagagaagaaaggaacaaggcaaagtgttgtgaaataaaatattacctgtaatacgcatttaggtagagaactgaactctcgctctttatatagctgacatgtcaaaaaaaaaaaaaaaagaattgtacccatgtataatgcgcaccccagattttagggcaataaattagttaaattttgcgcattatacatgggaaaaaacggtaattctTTCAACCAGTTTAAACATGAACTTATTCATGACAGCCTGAAGACTCCGATTAGATTTTTAGGGGCACGTTTACAGACTCAAAAGCTGCTTTTTGCGAATCGGCATTTTAAATAACAGTCTGAAGTCCTTCGATTAGTAACACTTTCTACTAAAGTAACTGTGAAGCTTCAATCCTCTAAAACCGATGGCAAAAATAGATGCATTTAAGTAAAAGCAACATTTCTAGCAAGTGGCCTCCAgttaaataccgtatttttcggactataagtcgcgggtattttcatagtttgggtggaggggggcgacatatactcaggagcgacttatatgtgaaattattcacgaatttttacttgatcattaacacattccTTACTTATttgtatagttgatcacttcactaTAAACTGCATGAGGGtgcactatggctgtggaataattggagccttactgacaatgagttccattcactgacttccaaagtcaggagatttaatgatttggagtgacacagatggttcgataaacttgttatttatgttatagttatttgatatatagtttatttagagtagcaacgtctatgttgttagacttcagTAGTATCCGATTGTCTAGCAAGGCCGCGAAGGCAGCAGGGGGGGAGACGGGAAGAGCGATCCAGGGCGCTCGCTTATAGCACTGTGTGTTGGCTcatatgttgagctcttgttttgtgaaataaagagccggttaccaaacccacgttttgcctggtactttggtaacgctacaatatagttatatacgtagatctgtggaataattggagtcGCAACTgatgacgaggctgacgtcagcggcgcacgttttttttttttttttttttttttttttttttttttaagtgacacagcGGATGAAGATTCCGATGggtttaatgatttggagcgACATGGATGGTtcgttaaaattgttgtttatattacatttatttgatatatctagttTGACGTCAGCGGCGTACATAGTTCCGGagtcaacagctgtgttttttgttttattttcaagtgaCACAAGACGAAGATTCCGATGCATTTAATGatatggttcgataaaattgttgtttatattacatttatttgatatatctcgTCTGACGTCAGTGGCGCACATAGTTCCGGAgtcaacagctgtttttttttttttattgtttttttttaagtgacacaagacgaagattccgatggatttaatgatttggagtgacacggatggttcgataaaattgttgtttatatcattgttatttgatatatagtttatatatcgttatataggcctgtggaataatttgaactgcaactgacgacagCAAGTCcaacgtcagcggcgcgcgcGCCGCACATGCAGCGTTGTTTACAGAATGGACGAAGAATAcgatcaatggatttaataatttggagtgacacacatggtttgataaaggggttatttatgttatagttatttgaataactgttaatgttacgtcaggcccgttctcagctcctcgtttgtgtttatgtcacgttagcataccgtatcgtttagcctgttgttgctggttcatgtctgttcttggtgttggattttgtcaaataaatttcccccaaaacgcGACTTAAActctggtgcgacttatatatgatttttttcccccttcatggtgcattttatggctgatgcgacttgtactccggagcgacttttagtccgaaaattacggtaattgctTTTCATTTAATCAAGGCTTTGATCCTCAACAATAATTTAAAAGGCTCAATTGTCACCTTCCCTTACCTCTCCCAAATGGCATTTatgtcaagtttatttaataCTACAGTTTtacaaatttgcatttgtgacCTTAATCCTTTCTGCCACTACCCAGACCTTTGAGTTTACCAGAAGCCTACTTAACTCAATTCAATGCATGTTCATAGTGCTTTCACAACAGCTGGCGCTGTAACGAAGTGCTTTGCAGAACACAAGGCATTAAACATTTACAATAATACAACAATGGAATTGTAGGGGGCACACAACTCTGTTGAACACCACATACTCTGAATGTATTCTGAAGGGTCAATGCAAACTGTGATAGGTCATCTCAGAAATCTAACACCAGTGTGATTTGTTTCAAGGCTATACTGACCCGTGTGAATGACGAAGAGTGAGTCAAAGTAGTGGCAGGGCTCCCGGTGAAGTTGCTGTTGTCTGAGCCACCTGTGTAGTTGGACGCTTCGCTCATGGTGCTCATGGGACGCTCCTTTTTATTGCCGCTATTTTCCTCCTCTGGCTTTGGCGTTGTCCTGCCACAAGTTAAGACACACAGAGAGATTAAAGTTTTGATCTGTATGATATACGAAAATGAACATAGGCCGAAAAATTGTTATTGCAATTAACCTTAAACTATCCGAGGTGGAACAATATAGAAACAAGACGCAGTGCTTCTCAGGGTGGCACAAACATTCTGTAGTCCAAagaataaatttaaaataaatttgattgaATTGCAGCAATAATTTCAGGTTCAGATCAATCAACATACGTAACTGCTCGACAAATAgggttttctttgtgtgtgcaacTCAAATATATATGAGTGTGAATTCAATTTAAATTGacctaaaagtaaaaatgctcCGTAAAAACGGTTGTGTGTGTACATCAGCGTGTACCACATTGCGTGTGTTTCTGCTACTAAGATGAGGATCGTTCAATTCTATGTCAAATTGTACTCCAGCAATCAATACCAGACAGTCTCATTAAACAGACCTCATCATCTACATCTTCATGAGCGACAGGAAGATAAGGAAATTAAGGGCTCCGGTGACTTGAATGATGAGTAGCGATATCTATGTATCTTTTATTAAGAAAGCCCCAGATGAAAGACTGTCTTTCCTCTCCAaggatttaaaatgacatgtaaattGATCATGACTCAAGTACAATAAGTAAAAAAGAGAATGATCTGGActtatttggaaagtttcTTTGTTGTTGGAAAAAGGCTCATTGAGAATTCAACacccaagaagaaaaagaaaggtggattCCAGACAATACCAGAAAACCCACCTGCGAGCGGCAACCATTTGACAGGGTAGTTTGCTTTTCGTTAGTTTGCTTTTCTCTCTTGTCTGAGCTCTTAACTGCACTGTTAACAGTTTGCTTCTGCTTTTGTTAGGCAAATGCGTTTCCACAGGCAACATACAATAAGTAATTGTACTTTGCACCAGACTACACTTAATTTTAAGAACAGCATAGCTCTGAGCACACAGATGCGTACAAGAGGATGTGTAAACAAGGACGCTGGATGAGAAATTGACACCCGCAGCCATTTGAAACAGGCAACCGCAGCTGTACTGTGCTTTTTGGATATGGAACAGACATTGGGAAATCACAAAGCAGTCTGCTCAGCAGTGGTGTTGAATTAATCATATAATCttgattatttaaataatttttcaatGTTTGACTTCAAATTTTCCAAATGTCAAACATAGTTTGTAATTTTAACCAAAAAGTGAAATGAGGAATATCTTTGAAGCCAAAGTTGCTAAGAGCAAACAAAGAGAGCTTAAACCGGTTGGCAtaatacactgctcaaaaaaattacaggaacactttgaaaacacatcagatttcaatggtgaaaaaaaaaaagttggatatCTATCctgatatggacagtttaatgtctcaggaacaaaaggatcccacatcttttgatggaaataaaggttttcagcctacagagggctcagtatatagacaccccaaaaatcaaagtgaaaaaaattatGTGGCAGGCTCGTCCAAtttgcctaaattcaatttctgcaactcaaaattcttttcaatatcttgtgtggcccccacgAGCTTGTATGTATGCTTGACAACGTCACGGCATGTGCCTAATGAGACGACAGATGGTGTCTTGTgggatgtcctcccagatctgtctaagggcatcagtgagctcctgtaaagtctgaggagcaacctggTGGCATCTGATGGAccgaaacattatgtcccagaggtgttctatcgggtttag
This genomic window from Syngnathus acus chromosome 23, fSynAcu1.2, whole genome shotgun sequence contains:
- the plekha5 gene encoding pleckstrin homology domain-containing family A member 5 isoform X17 encodes the protein MAADPKPDWLSCLPPSWSYGVTQDGRIFFINEEAKSTTWLQPVSGEAVITGHRKTLDLPTGWEEGYTFEGARCFINHNERKVMCKHPVSGAPSQDNCIFVVNEHVKYGKLVHPDKPLEADTRTTPKPEEENSGNKKERPMSTMSEASNYTGGSDNSNFTGSPATTLTHSSSFTRPSRSSKKVHNFGKRSNSIKRNINAPVVKSSWLYKQKQSSNKEASLQNFISLQKSVAVIPTSRPSLPACKPVNKFLSHT